In Pseudohongiella acticola, the sequence CGAAGCGCTTGTGGTGTGGGATATCAGGTAGCTTAGCGCCATTCCTGAAGGCGCGCGCGCAGACGGAGTGCCGCCTGGCTGTGTATCTGGCTGATACGGGATTCGCTGACGCCCAGAACCTCACCAATCTCTTTCAGATTGAGTTCTTCATCGTAATAAAGTGCCAGTACGAGCTTTTCACGCTCTGGCAGGCCTTCAATCGCTTTCGCCAGATGCGCCCGAAAGTCCTCGTCCTGAATTTCATCTGCCGGGCCTGATATTTCGCCCGACGCAGCTTCAAGCGCGGAGTCGTCCCCGCCTTCTGTCAGATCATCAAAGCTGAACAGCCGGCTGCCGGAAGCATCCTGCAGGATCGAGTAGTAGGTTTCCAGGTCAATGCCCAATTCTTCGGCTACTTCGGTGTCTTTGGCGTCACTGCCAGTGCGCATCTCTACCGATTTGACGGCCGCTGCCACCTCGC encodes:
- a CDS encoding RNA polymerase sigma factor FliA produces the protein MTGSTGASVYQDVQSGSMNELVTQHAPLVKRIAHHLLMRMPSSVQLDDLIQSGMIGLLEAARKYDMSKGASFETYAGIRIRGAMLDEIRRGDWAPRSVHRKSREVAAAVKSVEMRTGSDAKDTEVAEELGIDLETYYSILQDASGSRLFSFDDLTEGGDDSALEAASGEISGPADEIQDEDFRAHLAKAIEGLPEREKLVLALYYDEELNLKEIGEVLGVSESRISQIHSQAALRLRARLQEWR